In the bacterium SCSIO 12741 genome, TATCAGCTCCTGGCTCCAAACGACGAAGCTGAGCCATCAAACCATTGCGGATGTAAGAATCGTACTCGGCTTTTCCAACTTCAAGACTTTCCATCAATCCCAAATCGATCAAATGAGAGTCCAACAAGAAGTACAAGGCTACCAAGTCAGCTCTACCCTCTTCCAGAGTTGATGCATAGCTTTCCAAAGTTTCCTTAGGCGTTCCTACACCTTCTTCCAGTTTTCCGGAAGCGTGACCTACTACTTCGTGTAGAGCGGTGTGTAGTTTGGATGCCAATTTTCCGTGATCTTTTGCTCTTTGGTACTCTTCCTCGGTCAGGCAGAATTCCTTTAACATTTTAGATCCACCAGCCTGGCTGTAGGCCTCAACAATGTTTCCAAGAGAAACGGACTTAGAACCATGCTTAGCACGGATCCAGTTGGCATTAGGTAAGTTCACACCGATTGGTGTGCTTGGAGAAGCGTCTCCACTTTCCACGGCAACGTTGATTACCTTGTAGGTAACACCCACTACTTTTTCCTTCTTGTGACGGTCTTCAATGCTCGAGTTGTCTTCAAACCACTGAACGTTGTCCTGAAGAACTTTCATCCGCTCAGAAGCATCAAAATCTTTTACCTGAATAATGGATTCATAAGTCGCACGGTAGCCCATGGCATCACCATATACCTCGATAAATCCATTGATGTAGTCTACCACATCACCAGTTGTTTGAGTCCATTGAATGTTGTACTCATCCCACTTTTCCAGATCACCGGTTTTGTAGTATTCGATCAACAATTCAAATCCTTTTTTCTGCTCTTCGCTTTCAGCAACGGTGGCGGCTTTCTCCAACCAATAAATCATTTTTTGGATCGCTGAACCATACATACCGTCAGCCTTCCAAACCATTTCAGTAAGGTTACCATTCTCGTCGCGAACCAACTTAGAGTTCAATCCATAAGAGATTGGTTCGGCATCGTTGGTATCGATTACTGATTTGTAGTAAGCCTTAACTTCTTCTTGGGTAATTCCATCGTCGTAGAAGTTGTTCGCAGAACCAGCGATCAAGTCTTTCTTAGGGTCCAGATTCACTCGCTTGGTATCGGTGGTTTTATCAAAAATGATGTCCACGATAGCTGCGTCCAAAGTGGTATTTGTTTCGGTCAATACCTGATCGAAGAATTCCCGGCTACAAGTAGGGTTGAATTTCTCCGTGGAATAGTGATGGTGAATACCGTTGGAGAACCATACTCTTTTGGTGTAATCCATAAACCCTTTCCAATCGGCCGAGTTTTTATCACCCTGGTAGTTAGCAATCACATTTTCCAGAGCTCTCCGGATAACTATGTTGTGCTTGTAGTTCTGATCGTAGATAATATCGCGACCACTCAAGCTCACTTGGTATAGATAATAGACAAGTTCCTTTTGCTTCGGAGTCAACTGATCAAACCCAGGCACTTGATAGCGAATGATTTTAATATCCGCAAATTGCTCGGTTTGATACTTAAATTTTTCTTCTGTTTTCTCTGGATTATCAGCGTTATCCATTGTGTCATTCGATTTTTCTACCTGGCAGGAATACAGCGAAAGTGCCGCCAATCCGCTAAGCAGATATGCTCTGGTTTTCATGTGCGTGAAATTTTAGGATCCCAAATATCGCATAATCGGAGAAATGATCGATGGGGTTTCAATCTTGAATCCTCAATCTTGAATCTTGAAGCTCAAATTTGTAGGATTTCAAGATGGAAGAATGAGATCAATATTTCGAATTTTAAGTGCTTAGGATAACATCAAAATTCAGAATTCAAGATTCTAATGCTGAACCGTAACTCGATAAACGGCATCACCTTTTGAAGTGGAAATCCGCAACAGATAGATTCCATTAGCCAAAGCCGATACATCAACGGTTTCCTGATGAACCGAAGGAATTTCATAAAGGGTTCTGGAAGTAATCTCTTCGCCCAACATTCCGGTAAGCGTAAGAACTGCCTCAATGCCCTCCATTCCTTTCAGCTCAATATTCAACTGCTGATCTGATGGATTTGGAAATAGCGTAATATCTGCTGTTTGGGCCAATGAAGGATCAATGCCTAAACAAATATCCTGATAGGAAATTAACACCTCATCCTGATTGGCGCAGCCATTCAAATCCACTACGACTGAATAACGGCCAGCCTTGGTTACGGTAATTTTCTGGCTACTTCCTCCTGTGTTCCAAGTGTAATTAGCACCCGCATTTCCGGCATCCAACTCTAAGGTTTGATTCCCACAGAAGCTACGATCACCCCCCAAATTCACAGCTGGAATGGGTTTTATCAAAACATTCTTGCTCGCCGTATCGGTACATCCTCTGAAGTCAGTAAAGCTGTAGTATACTGGGAAACTACCCAAGCCTGATGATTGAACATCAAAACTTCGGGCGTTAGAATTCACGTATTGCCCAAACAACGTACCTGCTGGAGGCGTACCACTCAATAATCCAACGGTAGTCTGATTTTCACATGCCTCGGGCTGATCGGGTAATTGTACGTTAGGTTTCGGGTGAATCAGTACCGGACGAATCTCAGTGGTATTACAGCCACCTGTTCCATTCACGGTATAGGTAATATTGTGCAAACCTGGGCCTGTAGCAGCAGGATTCAAAATAGTCCCATTCACGGTACCTCCACCGAAGGTTCCTCCAGCCGGAGTCACATTTAGTGCAAAATTTCCTTGATTCTCACACAGGGTTGATATGGAGTCAAAGGTTACGTAAGGTGCGGGCTTCACTTGAACGGTTGTCCAAGCCGTGTCGTGGCAACCATTCATTCCGTAAAACACGTAGTAAATGGTGTCGGTACCCACATCCTTGGGCAAGAACTTGCTGTGCTGCACATTTCGACCATAGTAGTATCCGGATGGACCAACGGGTGACCCTCCGCTTAGGGCCATTCGATTTCTACGATCCTGGCACACGGCGGTCATCGGGGCTAAGGATACATTCACGGTTGTATCCACTTTTACTAAAGCCGTTGCCGTACTGGCACATCCATAATAATTTGAATATCGATAAGTGATCAAGTGATTTCCGAGTCCGGCAATCTTCGGGTCAAAGCGATTGTTGACCACACCGGTTCCGGTAATCATACCTCCTCTGGGCTGACCATGGAGACTATCGGCAGCCGCGTTTTCGCAAACCATCCGTGGACTAAAGGTCACAGTGGGATAAGGCACTTCAATAATTTCAATACTATCCCGGGTTACACATCCATTCGATGCAGCTACATCCACAAAGTAGGTACCCTTGCGAGTTACACTAAAATTCGGACTGGTGGAATTGTCCTGCCATTTGTAGGATACAGCTCCAGTGGTCGTGGCATTCAGAGGGTGATTGATCGAAACTCCCACACAATAACCAGTATCTCGGCCGATATCCACATTCAAGGAAGGGCGCACTCCAACGGGCACTTCTACCAAATTAGAATTACAACCATCTACCGAGATGTACCAATCATAGAAGAAGTAGTAAGAAAAGGTGCTTCCGTTGATATCTCCAAGTAATACACAGGCGGAATCAGCATCCCAATACGGATAATTTACCGTGCTGTAGGTTCTCCATAATCCACGACAAGTGGTCCCTGTTGCTTCCAGTTTGTATCCGTATCCCTGAGGTACCAAAAAGTTAATAGGCAAAACCTCTTCTCCCGTAATTCCAACCTTGAAGGTATCGGACATGATTTTGGTATTGGAGGCATCCAATAGGTTAACGATTACATCGCCCGAATCAAAGGGGTGAACGGTAACTGAGTCAATCGTAAATTCTCGAACGGCATCAAAGGTCATTCCCTGCGTCATAAAGGAGTAGTTAGCTCCAGTGGTACCGGAAATATTTTTCATCCCGAAATTACTAACGTAGTCATCAGAAGCCTCTACCCAAAGTGTATCTGGAGTGGAAATGTTTAAACGGAATGAGTCTCCGGTGTGAATTCTATTTCCACCTGGCTTGTCATACCAGTAGGTCAATTTTCCATTGGAGGTTGAAACCAAGGTGGTATCAATATCTGAACATGCCACTATGTTGGTTCCCACTACAGGATCGTTTGGCGTTCGATTGATAAAGAAGTTGCCAAATTCTAAAGTATCGTTGATTCTAAGCGAATCGTTGTTCAGGTTGGAAATGATTTTAATTTGAAAACGGCCACCCAATCGAGTGCTGATTTTACCCACCAAAACGGTATCCGCTTTATTGGACTGAATGGTGCGACTCACGGTCGTACTTATTGTATCTGAATGAGCACCGATCACTTGCACCTCTATCGGAAGGCTGGTAATAGAATTGGTACCATTGTTTTTTACCAATACTTCCACATCAACCGAATCCATCCCGCAATCACCACTGTTCGGTGAAATCAAACCAATGGGTCTAAGGTCAATGGATTTTGGAGAAAACTCATCCGCTCCGATATCGGGTGCCGTCACACTTCTTACCTGGCCATCATAATCTAATGGAACAGCGGTAATCGGTGTTCCCATGTTGTTCAAATCAATGGCCTGAACATGCAAATCAGAGACGGAGTAGTAACCCGGATCCACGTTGATGGTGGTTGACGCCTGAGTTTGGGTAGATAGGAAGTCAATTCCCGATCGGGAATGAAAGTTGTTGTAAGATTCCTGCATGGGGCCTGCCTGCTCGTAAGCTGTTCCAGATCCCAAATGCGCCACGCAGTTGTTTTGAAGAAGACAAGTAGCCGCATTGTTCATAAACATGGCTGTTGACGCCTGACCTCCTGCATTGAATAAAACATTGTTGTGGGCAATATCCATATAACTTCCGGCAAGAATTTGAAGACCATCCCCCTCTGGAGCACTGTGATTGGGCATCACGATCCAGTTATTGAACACTTCACAACGGTTGCCGTTAACTCCTTCAATCAGGTTCATGTATACTACCTGGGCATTGGAAGCGCCAACGGATACAAAGTTGTTGTTGAATTTCAGGAAGCGGCTGTAGTAAATGTAAACACCATAGGTCGTGTAAGGAACATTTATCCGAGGAGACACTTTACAATGCTCCACTTTGGGCCCCTCATTGTAAGCGATATTGATTCCCTGGTAGTAGAAATCAAGAACTTCAGAATTTTGGAGTACAAAACTGGTATCGCGGAAAGTAGCTCCCGTACCTTCTATGTTCACTCCAAAGTATCCACCTCGAATGACGGAATTGGATATCGTTAAACGACTCAAGACATTATTCGCCCGATTAGAAACTGCCCGACATTGAAACGAGGTACTTGTTGTATCAGTCCGAATTTCACAGCTGTCAATGTGAATGTCATGGTTATCGCCAACAAAATTCATGGCAATACCAAAAACATTGTCACACCGGAAGCGAATGTTTTTGATCGTTACGTGCGACATTCCGGTAAGTTCTACTCCCGGGCTCAAATTGGTAAATACCAATGGGTTTTGCTGCACTCCGGTATCGGCGGTAATCAACAAGGAGTCAGTTGCACTGAGACCACTAATTCCATTGATCAACAAGCGTTCGTTATAACTTCCGGCACGCAATTTCAAGGTAACCGGGCCACAAACACCATCTTGCTGCAAAGCTGTGATGGCACTCATAACAGTTGGAAAATCGGGAGTAATACCACCAATGGTATAGGTACCTGACATGGCCGTTTGGAAAGTTCGGGTAACCAGGGTATCGTTGCTGCTATTCAAATCCACGCCAGAATTCGGAGCCGACACATAGGCCCTGATTTGGTAGGAAGAATCTTTCTGAAAAGTATAGGTACCCAAAGTCGCCATGGTCTCTTCGGCCGAAGCCAAAGACCCCGTCCAGCTGTAGGGTGTTTGAGCTACGAATGCACCCGCATTTCTTTTGACCAGCCAGTGAATGGTAGCAGTCTTAATGGTATCCAATCCGAGATTAAGCAAATTGGTGGTGACACTTTGACTTCCGGTACAGTAGATATCATCCAACCAGACGATTCCCATGTCCAAAGAATCGGGATCAAATTCATCTGCACCAATATCGGGCTCAGTTGTGCTTCTGATGTCTCCATCAATATCGGTGGTAACACCGGGAGTGGTTTGTCCAGCGGCATTCAACTTTACAAAGTCAACATGCAAATCGGTAACGCCATGAAAATTGGGATCTACGGCTATCGAATTGGCTCCTGGAGTGGTGTTGTTGGGCGTAGGTGAATGGGGCGCCCAAATGTTGTTGTAATCATGGGTTTGAGTACCCAAGGTATAATAGGCATGACCCGAGGTAGCAAGGTTGGCAAAAATGTTGTTTTTAACCGTGGTGTTAGACCCAAAATAGAAGTAACCTGCTCTCAGGTTCGTTAATCCAGCATCTACTTTAACCGTATTGAAAACAAAGTCAGAATAGTTGCAGCTGTATAGACAGGCCCCGTAAAAGGCACGAGCGGCATAAATGGTATTGCTGGCTATCAGATTTCGATCCGAAAAACTTCCGTCACAGTATCGCAAATACAAAGCGTAGGCGTAGCTGCTTGGATAACATTCAATCTGGTTCCGCTCGATTTCAACGCGATCAGAATAATTCAAATAGACCCCATAAATAGCAGTGGAAGCCACATTTTTTGAAATAATCTTGTTGTCCTTCAACTTTAGATTGAGGGTATACAAAGCTTCAACACCACGGGAATACCATCCGGTAATCTCATTGTTCTCCAAGGTCCATCCGTTTTGCAGGGTAACGGTATTTGATCCAGCAATGTAAAATCCGTACGAACCATTTCGGATCGCGCAATCTTTAAAAGTGACGTTGGTGGCCTGATTGGCTGCTCCGGAATGGTCATAAACTGTAGCATGTACTGTATTGCTGATAAAGGTATTGTAACCTTCGAGGGAGCATTCTGTAAAGGTGATATTGCTCGTGGCTCCTGTAAATTCAACAGCATGACCATAGCTGATACCGGTAACGCGAACAGTAAGAGAATCGAAGGTTACATAATCACAACCACTTAGGGTGATCGTTCCGCTATTGGCGGCTGAAAGGGCTCCATATTGCAGAATAACAGCACCTGTATTGGCAGAATCAGGTTGAAAGGTAACCGTATTGATCGCCGAGCTTCCGGTAATGGCATTTATCTGTATCCGACCGGTATAAGTACCGGTGCGAATCTTAAAGGTTACTGCCCCATTTACACCTTGAGAGTTGAGTGAATCAACCGCTTCAACAACGGTGGCATAATTGGCTCCAGTACCCCCGACAGTGTACGAACCAGAAAGCTGGGCGAGACCAGTCAAACTGAATGCAAGGAAAGCCAGGGTCAGCGAAAATATTTTATTCATAATTGTTGGGTGTTAAATCTGCTTATCCTACCTAAGTCACTAAAGGTAACAACTATTTCAGTTATAGACGAAAAAAGCACCCCGGTGGTTGGCTGGTCAACTCTCACAATTTGAGGCAATAAAGGCTTAAATGACGCTATAGATTCATGCTCCAAAACAGCGATAACTCATGGCATGGAAGGTCCACGAACTGCGGCACCCTTACTCCAAAAGGCGTAGCTTCCTTTTCACATGATCTTTCATTCGTAAACTCACCGGAACAAAATGCCCTCCCTCAAGTTCCAATTCTCCTCCATTGGATCGAATGAAGGTTTTGACGCATTGAACATTGACTAAGTGGGAATTGTGGGTGCGAATGAATCCTCTTTTTTCCAATCGATCAGCATAGTATTTAAGCCTTCTACTGGTGAGAATTTTACGCCCCTCTTTCAGGTAAAACTCCGAATAACTCCCCGATGCTTTGACCCGGATGATTTGATCGATCTCCACAAAATGGTACGATTGTCCTTCAGTTAGCGGTATGCGTTTGTGAAAGGGTTCGGGAAAATGATTTAGCAACGATTCCAATTTCGATTCGAGGTCATTCACCTCAGTGGAAGTCACTCGACTTACGGCCTCAACCAATTCATTTTCATCAACGGGTTTAAGCAAAAAGTCAATGGGATTAACCCGAAAAGCCTGTACCGCATATTTGCTATGAGCGGTTGTAAAAATCACTCCAGGAAGATTTTCGACCCCTACAATTTCGATAAACTCAAACCCATTCATTTCGGGCATTTCAATATCCAAAAAAAGCAGCTGAGTGGACTCCTTTTTCAAATAGAGTAAGGCCTCAACCGGATTGGTCAGAATGGTAATAGAAGTCACTTCAGGGCAATACTTTTTCAACAATGCTTTGAGGTGATTAGCGGGATTAATCTCGTCGTCTAATATAAGGGCGTGCACAGTTAATTGATCGTTTTTGAAATTACCAAAGGAATCGAAAAAGTAACCTTTGTCCCCAGGACATCACCTTCAGGACTGATCACATCTTCAACTTCAAATTGGGATTGTTTATCCATATTCAAAGCCTCGATACGACGTGTGGCCACTAATATGCCATAGGAGCGATGATTATTGCCGGCAGCAGGTTTGAGCGAAGCTGCCTTCCTACCAATACCATTATCCTCCACCGTTAGGATTAGGTTCTCACCTTCTCTTCTTCCCTTGATCCAAATTTTACGGTCACTCAGTTTATCCTTCAAACCATGTCTAACCGCATTCTCCACATAGGGCTGCAACAAAGACGGAGGTATTTGAATCTCATCCAGGTCCAATTCTCCAAATTCCAGAATTAATTCGATTCGATCACCGGAAAAACGCTCTGATTCCAGGTCTACGTAGTGCTCTAACATAGAAAGTTCACCCCTCAACGAAATGGCATTTTTATCCGAATTCTCGAGTACCAGCCTCATCAGCCGGGCAAATTTTTTGAGATAGGACTCCGCTTTGACCGAATCATTTTCGAGCATGTAATAGGAGACCGAAGAAATCGAGTTAAAAATGAAATGGGGGTTAATCTGGGCCTTCAGAGCCTTGAGTTCAAGGTAAGCTCGTTCGGTGACTAATTTGGCTTTCCGTTGCTCCAGCTTTTTCACCTGATCGGTACGCCAACGGATAATCCCAAACAGCCCAAAAAGAGCGGCCACAACCACGCCAATTCTAAACCACCAAGTCTCCCAAAATGGAGGGCGAATGTTTATTTGCACGATCGTGGATTCTCCCCAAAAGGCGCCTTTTAACTTGGCTTGAACCTTAAAGGTGTACGCTCCGGATGGAAGGTTGGTATACCTCACATTCTCGTATTCAGAGGGCACCCAGGAAGAATCCTGACCAAGCAATTGATATCGAAAATCCAATTCCTTCATGGAATAGGACAATCCCGAAAAAGTGAAGTAAAGATCGTTTTCGAAATAATCTAACTCATAGGAATCCTTAAGCCCCACCCTCTTGTTATTGACTCCTACATCGGTTATGAGTACAGAGGGAAGTTGAGAAACGGGCAAAATCTCATTAGTTTTTTGGATAAACACACCCTCTTTCGAGCCGTAAAAAAGATAATCTCCCTGAATCACAAAGGAGAACATATCATAATCCCTCGAGGCTAGATTATCAAAATGCAGATAGTCCATTTGAGGTTGATCATTTTCCCAGCCAATTCGACATAGGTAGCCACTTACACTGCTCCATCTGCTCCATATATTTCCATCAGGTCCGGTACAATATCCAATCAGAAAAAGGTTACTCCCGTCTTTATTTTTAGCTATGTTGAAATCCCCTGTTCGATCAACATTCATGAATCCATAATCAAGGGTACTGAACCACAGTCGATCATGAGCCCAGATAAAGTCAAAATTCAACTTGGTCAATTCCTCCGGTATTTCATCAAAAGGCCGCACAAACACCTCATTTTCCAATTTCCAAAGCCCTTTGTCACTCGCCACCCATATAGTGCCTTCCGGATCTTCTATAAAATCGGTTATTCTCCAAGGCGCCCAGTTTGATATTAAATAGGGTTCTTCCGCAGAAACAACAACCAGATTTTTTGTGGTCGCTCCTACTACGGTTCCATCGTTAAGTACGGCAAGCTTTATAAGATATCTTTGACCAATTAACTCCCGAGATAAATTTATGAACCTCCAATTGGAGCCATCATAAACCATCACTTTCGAACTATAGCTCACCCAAAGCTCCCCGGTCTTATCATTGAAAACAACGTATACCGGATACTGTCGGTATTCCTTACCGGATACTTCATCAGGTAATCTAATGGTTGTAATTGAATCTTTCTCAATGCGTAACAAAAAGGTATCAGGCATAACAGCAATTACACCACCGGGAACAGAAGTAAAGTCTGATACTCGATTCATCTCCGGAAATCCGTTTCGTTCGGAATAATGGGGTGCCGAGGGATGGGCTATAAATCCAAAGCCTTTTTGACTTGACTTTATCCAAAGTCCGCCGTTTTGGCCTTCTGTTACCACCGCCTCGGATGCCTCTGACCGGAAATGATCCATATCCGAAAAGGAGCCTCCCTTTGCCCTAAAAATCCCTTGATCCAAAGTACCAATCCACAGATCATTTCGGCTATCGGTAAACAGCTTTATGACCTTATGCGGAAAGTTCTTTTCTTCAATGAGTTTACCGGATTTAAATCGAATAATCAACTGATTTCCAATAGAAAATGAATAGGAACTATCAGCATGTTGTACCAATGAAGTTTCGTAGATGGTATTTTCATTCGTTACTAAAATCAATTTGGGCTCAGCATCCTTTTCAATCCAATAAATTCCACGTGAAAGACTTTTTTGAATAGGATCTGTAACGTAGAAATTGAAGAGCCTTCCATCCCCCAAAACCAATACACCATGACCGCGCAGTCCATCCTTTCGGCCAATTTGCTCGGTAAACTCCCCATCCTTGGATACGGTATAATACCCAAAGCCCCTGGGGGCAAGATGAAGTGTTCCTGAGCTATCGCTATAAACTGCTTCAAAACCACGCGTCCACTTATCCGAATACGGTTCCGGTATGGAAAGTTCATAAATGCTATCATTTTCAACATAGGCGATCCCGTACAGACTACTCAACCAGATTTTCCCTTGATAGCCGGAGTGCAGGGCCGTATATAATCGTCTTGGAGAATTGGTCGAAAAAGGAATCCTGGTGGTTTTCGAGCCACCGGAATAGGTATACAAATCGCCCCCGTTTCCTAAAATCCATAACACTCCACGCTCGTCTACATGCATATCATATACCCTACCCTCCCCAAACTGATCCCTTCCAATAAAATCAGCATCCGTAGCGATAGCCCGCAATGGTTTTTGCGCATACCCGCTGAGATGAGCAGCTATTAGGAGCAGAAAGGGAAATAAGCAAGGTGCCCATAGGTGTGTACAAATGAACCTTTTTAAATGTCTGAAGAAGGCTTGAAGGGATAGGTTTAATAGCACAGATCGATTGAAGTCAGTTTTGATATGAGATTTGGGTATCTGTCATCGAACACTAAAGTAGGAAACCAAACTTAATTCCCTACACCTATTAAAACCATCTGGTTCACCCATAGTTGGTATATCGCAAAAAAAATCCCTCCTCCAGAAAATCCTGGAAGGAGGGATATGCGCATCGGGCCGCTTATTTCGACCTCAACTCTATCTATAGATAAAACTTACTCTTAGCGCAGTTGTATTTTTTGGTTGTGCACCTTTTGATCGGCTTCAACCGTTACAGTATAAATTCCGGTAGCTATACCCGGTAGGTAAAACTGGTTGTTGCTCGCCGATTGCTTGGCTTGATACACCAATTGCCCGGAAGCACTAAAGACCTTTACCGTTAACTGAGTATTTGGCTTCGTAGGATTGCTTTGGTCTACTTGAAGCACCCCCTGAGCAGGTTGATAGATAGACATCTGATTCAAGGCTCCACTGTTTGAACCCGAATTCAGACTACCACCCGGAGCCTTTGGAACGTTACAGTTCTCACCATCACCAGTAATCGTCCATCCTCTTTGGTGCTCAATATTGGTAATGGCCGTAGCTCCAGACCCCGAATGAAGTTCACTACAAAAATTCATATTCTGCGCACCAAGGTCCACGTTCGGAACTATGTTGCCATTCTGATTCCACCCATGTAAGGTTAAGTCATAGTTCGCTCTATTCATTCCACAATCATCCAACATGCGAAGTAATCCTGATTGTGGAGCGTTTACAATGCTATTCAGCTTCCAGTTACCCAAAGACTGATTGAAAGCAGAGGCATGATCAAACATACTGAACATGTTCTCCACATTGGAAACATTCCAATTACCAATAGGCTGATCAAAATGAT is a window encoding:
- a CDS encoding response regulator transcription factor — translated: MHALILDDEINPANHLKALLKKYCPEVTSITILTNPVEALLYLKKESTQLLFLDIEMPEMNGFEFIEIVGVENLPGVIFTTAHSKYAVQAFRVNPIDFLLKPVDENELVEAVSRVTSTEVNDLESKLESLLNHFPEPFHKRIPLTEGQSYHFVEIDQIIRVKASGSYSEFYLKEGRKILTSRRLKYYADRLEKRGFIRTHNSHLVNVQCVKTFIRSNGGELELEGGHFVPVSLRMKDHVKRKLRLLE
- a CDS encoding right-handed parallel beta-helix repeat-containing protein codes for the protein MNKIFSLTLAFLAFSLTGLAQLSGSYTVGGTGANYATVVEAVDSLNSQGVNGAVTFKIRTGTYTGRIQINAITGSSAINTVTFQPDSANTGAVILQYGALSAANSGTITLSGCDYVTFDSLTVRVTGISYGHAVEFTGATSNITFTECSLEGYNTFISNTVHATVYDHSGAANQATNVTFKDCAIRNGSYGFYIAGSNTVTLQNGWTLENNEITGWYSRGVEALYTLNLKLKDNKIISKNVASTAIYGVYLNYSDRVEIERNQIECYPSSYAYALYLRYCDGSFSDRNLIASNTIYAARAFYGACLYSCNYSDFVFNTVKVDAGLTNLRAGYFYFGSNTTVKNNIFANLATSGHAYYTLGTQTHDYNNIWAPHSPTPNNTTPGANSIAVDPNFHGVTDLHVDFVKLNAAGQTTPGVTTDIDGDIRSTTEPDIGADEFDPDSLDMGIVWLDDIYCTGSQSVTTNLLNLGLDTIKTATIHWLVKRNAGAFVAQTPYSWTGSLASAEETMATLGTYTFQKDSSYQIRAYVSAPNSGVDLNSSNDTLVTRTFQTAMSGTYTIGGITPDFPTVMSAITALQQDGVCGPVTLKLRAGSYNERLLINGISGLSATDSLLITADTGVQQNPLVFTNLSPGVELTGMSHVTIKNIRFRCDNVFGIAMNFVGDNHDIHIDSCEIRTDTTSTSFQCRAVSNRANNVLSRLTISNSVIRGGYFGVNIEGTGATFRDTSFVLQNSEVLDFYYQGINIAYNEGPKVEHCKVSPRINVPYTTYGVYIYYSRFLKFNNNFVSVGASNAQVVYMNLIEGVNGNRCEVFNNWIVMPNHSAPEGDGLQILAGSYMDIAHNNVLFNAGGQASTAMFMNNAATCLLQNNCVAHLGSGTAYEQAGPMQESYNNFHSRSGIDFLSTQTQASTTINVDPGYYSVSDLHVQAIDLNNMGTPITAVPLDYDGQVRSVTAPDIGADEFSPKSIDLRPIGLISPNSGDCGMDSVDVEVLVKNNGTNSITSLPIEVQVIGAHSDTISTTVSRTIQSNKADTVLVGKISTRLGGRFQIKIISNLNNDSLRINDTLEFGNFFINRTPNDPVVGTNIVACSDIDTTLVSTSNGKLTYWYDKPGGNRIHTGDSFRLNISTPDTLWVEASDDYVSNFGMKNISGTTGANYSFMTQGMTFDAVREFTIDSVTVHPFDSGDVIVNLLDASNTKIMSDTFKVGITGEEVLPINFLVPQGYGYKLEATGTTCRGLWRTYSTVNYPYWDADSACVLLGDINGSTFSYYFFYDWYISVDGCNSNLVEVPVGVRPSLNVDIGRDTGYCVGVSINHPLNATTTGAVSYKWQDNSTSPNFSVTRKGTYFVDVAASNGCVTRDSIEIIEVPYPTVTFSPRMVCENAAADSLHGQPRGGMITGTGVVNNRFDPKIAGLGNHLITYRYSNYYGCASTATALVKVDTTVNVSLAPMTAVCQDRRNRMALSGGSPVGPSGYYYGRNVQHSKFLPKDVGTDTIYYVFYGMNGCHDTAWTTVQVKPAPYVTFDSISTLCENQGNFALNVTPAGGTFGGGTVNGTILNPAATGPGLHNITYTVNGTGGCNTTEIRPVLIHPKPNVQLPDQPEACENQTTVGLLSGTPPAGTLFGQYVNSNARSFDVQSSGLGSFPVYYSFTDFRGCTDTASKNVLIKPIPAVNLGGDRSFCGNQTLELDAGNAGANYTWNTGGSSQKITVTKAGRYSVVVDLNGCANQDEVLISYQDICLGIDPSLAQTADITLFPNPSDQQLNIELKGMEGIEAVLTLTGMLGEEITSRTLYEIPSVHQETVDVSALANGIYLLRISTSKGDAVYRVTVQH
- a CDS encoding dihydrofolate reductase, encoding MKTRAYLLSGLAALSLYSCQVEKSNDTMDNADNPEKTEEKFKYQTEQFADIKIIRYQVPGFDQLTPKQKELVYYLYQVSLSGRDIIYDQNYKHNIVIRRALENVIANYQGDKNSADWKGFMDYTKRVWFSNGIHHHYSTEKFNPTCSREFFDQVLTETNTTLDAAIVDIIFDKTTDTKRVNLDPKKDLIAGSANNFYDDGITQEEVKAYYKSVIDTNDAEPISYGLNSKLVRDENGNLTEMVWKADGMYGSAIQKMIYWLEKAATVAESEEQKKGFELLIEYYKTGDLEKWDEYNIQWTQTTGDVVDYINGFIEVYGDAMGYRATYESIIQVKDFDASERMKVLQDNVQWFEDNSSIEDRHKKEKVVGVTYKVINVAVESGDASPSTPIGVNLPNANWIRAKHGSKSVSLGNIVEAYSQAGGSKMLKEFCLTEEEYQRAKDHGKLASKLHTALHEVVGHASGKLEEGVGTPKETLESYASTLEEGRADLVALYFLLDSHLIDLGLMESLEVGKAEYDSYIRNGLMAQLRRLEPGADIEEAHMRNRQLVASWAYERGKEENVIEKVVQDGKTYFRINDYEKLQVIFGELLREIQRIKSQGDYAAATEMVEGYGVKVDQDIHREVLERSEKLNIAPYGGFINPRLVPVEKDGKIVDVKVEYPDDFSEQMMEYAKNYSFL
- a CDS encoding histidine kinase, whose amino-acid sequence is MRAIATDADFIGRDQFGEGRVYDMHVDERGVLWILGNGGDLYTYSGGSKTTRIPFSTNSPRRLYTALHSGYQGKIWLSSLYGIAYVENDSIYELSIPEPYSDKWTRGFEAVYSDSSGTLHLAPRGFGYYTVSKDGEFTEQIGRKDGLRGHGVLVLGDGRLFNFYVTDPIQKSLSRGIYWIEKDAEPKLILVTNENTIYETSLVQHADSSYSFSIGNQLIIRFKSGKLIEEKNFPHKVIKLFTDSRNDLWIGTLDQGIFRAKGGSFSDMDHFRSEASEAVVTEGQNGGLWIKSSQKGFGFIAHPSAPHYSERNGFPEMNRVSDFTSVPGGVIAVMPDTFLLRIEKDSITTIRLPDEVSGKEYRQYPVYVVFNDKTGELWVSYSSKVMVYDGSNWRFINLSRELIGQRYLIKLAVLNDGTVVGATTKNLVVVSAEEPYLISNWAPWRITDFIEDPEGTIWVASDKGLWKLENEVFVRPFDEIPEELTKLNFDFIWAHDRLWFSTLDYGFMNVDRTGDFNIAKNKDGSNLFLIGYCTGPDGNIWSRWSSVSGYLCRIGWENDQPQMDYLHFDNLASRDYDMFSFVIQGDYLFYGSKEGVFIQKTNEILPVSQLPSVLITDVGVNNKRVGLKDSYELDYFENDLYFTFSGLSYSMKELDFRYQLLGQDSSWVPSEYENVRYTNLPSGAYTFKVQAKLKGAFWGESTIVQINIRPPFWETWWFRIGVVVAALFGLFGIIRWRTDQVKKLEQRKAKLVTERAYLELKALKAQINPHFIFNSISSVSYYMLENDSVKAESYLKKFARLMRLVLENSDKNAISLRGELSMLEHYVDLESERFSGDRIELILEFGELDLDEIQIPPSLLQPYVENAVRHGLKDKLSDRKIWIKGRREGENLILTVEDNGIGRKAASLKPAAGNNHRSYGILVATRRIEALNMDKQSQFEVEDVISPEGDVLGTKVTFSIPLVISKTIN